A section of the Leptospira terpstrae serovar Hualin str. LT 11-33 = ATCC 700639 genome encodes:
- a CDS encoding methyl-accepting chemotaxis protein — protein MKSLKYILGLYTFLSILILSAVVSTLILYLNWGLLVKVYRGEMENAGKSAGAELSNYYKSQLRIAGLLSKQREIVESFQSGKSEFATNLLVGIMQDANGEYENIFLSAPIQNAKIFAAGIPRSIGYQLEESKTGDHVVVALKKKFLIGSVQESPITGLPVSLVSFPIEDQGRLVGILWIALNLEQVSKRMGEGIHVGANGYVTAITTKGVVFAGPDKSKILKMDLSKIPEGRPILEAKDGAYFEYTENGKDFAFLIKRLEEWNTIIGVVLPKSDMNSGFIQVAVTALVVVFLITALVVFGIFRFLKKRLFPLESSVAILDKMAAGDLTESFTLTNHDEIGQMNLALDGFVKSIRNSLGEIQTVAEEIASSAEGLRESSASFSDMAQGTAASAEEISATTEEVVASMETTAASTVKQHDNILEFNQKILELSKGAIQIEKDTKAALANTENITKQAKLGGESLNQMKEVINVILESSSEMKEVIGIIDEISDQTSLLALNAAIEAARAGEAGRGFAIVAEEISKLSDKTAHSIQAIEDMIGKNSKELEEGAKGIRSSVELLNLIIRDIAEVESVMKRLSEATKSQLNYNQEVDERSAEVGRESESIRGAIDEQKRAIEQISQSVIGINNETMHIATGSDLVASSSKSLSHAADTLRSITKRFTISRN, from the coding sequence ATGAAAAGTTTAAAATACATCCTCGGTCTCTATACATTCCTATCCATCCTCATCTTATCTGCGGTTGTATCTACTCTCATCTTGTATTTGAATTGGGGACTTCTTGTCAAAGTTTACCGAGGGGAAATGGAAAACGCGGGCAAAAGTGCCGGTGCCGAACTTTCTAATTATTATAAATCACAACTGCGGATTGCAGGTTTACTTTCCAAACAAAGAGAGATCGTAGAATCCTTCCAATCAGGAAAGTCCGAATTTGCCACCAATCTCCTTGTGGGAATTATGCAAGATGCGAATGGCGAATACGAAAATATCTTTTTATCTGCTCCCATCCAAAATGCTAAGATATTTGCAGCTGGGATTCCCCGTTCAATAGGTTACCAATTAGAAGAGTCAAAAACTGGTGACCATGTGGTTGTTGCATTAAAGAAAAAGTTTTTAATTGGCTCTGTCCAGGAGTCACCTATCACTGGTTTGCCTGTGAGTCTAGTTTCATTTCCTATTGAAGACCAAGGTAGACTTGTCGGGATTTTATGGATCGCTTTGAATTTAGAACAGGTATCGAAACGTATGGGAGAAGGGATCCACGTTGGTGCCAATGGTTATGTAACTGCCATTACAACGAAGGGAGTTGTTTTTGCTGGTCCCGATAAATCAAAAATTCTAAAAATGGATTTAAGTAAAATTCCAGAAGGAAGGCCCATACTCGAAGCCAAAGATGGAGCCTACTTTGAATATACAGAAAATGGAAAAGATTTTGCTTTTCTCATCAAACGGTTGGAAGAGTGGAATACCATTATCGGAGTGGTGCTTCCTAAGTCCGATATGAATTCAGGATTCATTCAGGTAGCTGTCACTGCTCTTGTCGTTGTGTTTTTGATTACAGCCCTTGTTGTCTTTGGAATCTTTCGGTTTCTTAAAAAACGTCTATTCCCTTTAGAATCCTCTGTAGCTATTTTAGATAAAATGGCTGCCGGTGATTTAACAGAATCATTTACACTCACAAACCATGATGAAATTGGACAAATGAATTTGGCACTGGATGGTTTCGTAAAAAGCATCAGAAACTCTCTTGGCGAAATCCAAACGGTGGCTGAAGAGATTGCCTCTTCTGCTGAGGGATTACGTGAGTCTTCTGCTAGTTTTTCTGATATGGCCCAAGGAACGGCTGCATCGGCAGAAGAGATCTCCGCCACCACAGAGGAAGTAGTAGCCAGTATGGAAACTACAGCTGCTTCCACTGTCAAACAACACGACAATATTTTGGAATTTAACCAAAAGATTTTAGAGCTTTCTAAAGGAGCCATTCAAATTGAAAAGGATACCAAGGCCGCTCTCGCCAATACAGAAAATATTACCAAACAAGCAAAACTCGGTGGTGAGTCCTTAAACCAAATGAAGGAAGTGATTAATGTCATCTTAGAGTCTTCCTCTGAAATGAAAGAAGTCATTGGCATCATTGATGAAATCTCTGACCAAACCAGTTTACTTGCATTGAATGCTGCCATTGAAGCCGCAAGAGCAGGAGAGGCGGGGCGAGGGTTTGCCATTGTTGCCGAGGAGATCTCGAAACTTTCCGACAAAACAGCGCATTCCATCCAGGCCATAGAGGATATGATTGGAAAAAACAGTAAGGAACTTGAGGAAGGGGCCAAGGGAATTCGTTCCTCTGTGGAATTACTCAATCTCATCATCCGAGACATTGCAGAAGTAGAAAGTGTGATGAAACGCCTTTCGGAGGCAACCAAGTCTCAACTGAACTACAACCAGGAAGTCGATGAACGTTCCGCCGAAGTGGGTCGTGAATCTGAGTCCATTCGTGGGGCCATCGACGAACAAAAACGGGCGATTGAACAAATTTCCCAGTCAGTGATCGGGATCAATAATGAAACTATGCACATTGCCACTGGCTCCGACTTGGTTGCTTCCTCTTCTAAAAGTTTATCTCATGCTGCAGATACTTTACGTTCTATTACGAAGAGGTTTACGATTTCAAGGAACTAA
- a CDS encoding ArnT family glycosyltransferase, protein MKENLAPSERIFYRILLLLASLPVLFTLPLDVIDIDSSQYASISRELVLSGDFFTLFDNGRRYLDKPILTFWTIATSFSLFGISNIAFRIPAILLSLLSVFSIYRITILTGGKERQGYLASFAYLLAPGFYAMIVDPKIDVYLTAYLVFTYHFYYLGRKKNPNYFYLMYLMMSMGFITKGPISVVIPALSIGGDILFRRDWKLLLSMRVPTGIFVLASLPAFWCVLLYKSFNSYGPSFFLWIQSFGRFYKEMYDVKFDPFYFYKSFSWAFFSGVVPMIIYIAFRTYNYIKSLGWKEILRKIRANEYKEIDFVIPFWVFLFLFLISFSRFPLPQYTYWVLPGAALYFGKIAEESLFRSSVERLRPSFLIAGLVYLVGYFLIPVFVADVGILYYVFGAIGILFIMLSAQLIPLEVLVTLVGATLFFSAISLQFYPLLTSFQPAKEFGAKIKELEPNEPVVYTFWLSNSKRSYGFYAERNFRNVYDRDKLDKLWSEKPERLLILPSEKLGQLQELAGPGYSIEPVLERESFKVATPTIGFLKKETRGLVTKKISLIWLKKIQGKSSKNSKV, encoded by the coding sequence ATGAAAGAAAACCTTGCTCCCTCCGAAAGAATTTTTTATCGAATTCTTTTACTTCTCGCATCCCTTCCTGTTTTATTTACACTTCCGTTGGATGTAATCGATATCGATAGTTCTCAGTATGCTAGCATTAGTCGTGAACTAGTGTTATCTGGTGATTTTTTTACCTTGTTCGATAATGGAAGGCGTTATTTAGACAAACCCATCCTTACCTTTTGGACAATAGCCACATCCTTTTCTCTATTCGGAATTAGTAATATTGCATTTCGGATTCCTGCAATTCTTCTCAGTTTACTTTCTGTTTTTTCTATCTATCGCATTACGATTTTAACAGGCGGAAAGGAAAGACAAGGTTATCTGGCATCTTTTGCGTATCTACTAGCTCCTGGTTTTTATGCCATGATTGTGGATCCCAAAATCGATGTTTATCTCACTGCTTATTTGGTTTTTACCTATCACTTTTACTATTTAGGAAGAAAGAAAAATCCTAATTATTTTTATTTAATGTATCTTATGATGTCCATGGGATTTATCACCAAAGGTCCAATCTCTGTTGTGATTCCTGCTTTATCTATTGGCGGGGACATTCTATTTCGCAGGGATTGGAAGTTGTTATTATCGATGAGAGTTCCCACGGGGATTTTTGTCCTCGCATCTCTTCCTGCCTTTTGGTGTGTTTTACTTTATAAAAGTTTTAATTCTTATGGCCCATCCTTCTTTTTGTGGATCCAGTCCTTTGGTCGTTTTTACAAAGAGATGTATGATGTGAAGTTTGATCCATTCTACTTTTATAAATCTTTTTCTTGGGCTTTCTTTAGTGGAGTGGTGCCGATGATTATTTACATCGCATTTCGCACTTACAACTATATTAAATCTTTGGGATGGAAGGAAATCCTTCGTAAAATTCGAGCAAACGAATACAAAGAAATCGATTTTGTGATTCCGTTTTGGGTATTTCTCTTTTTATTCTTAATTTCTTTTTCCAGGTTTCCCCTCCCACAATACACTTATTGGGTATTGCCAGGGGCAGCCTTGTATTTCGGAAAAATTGCCGAAGAAAGTTTGTTTCGTTCTAGTGTGGAGCGCCTTCGTCCTTCCTTCTTAATTGCAGGTCTTGTCTATTTAGTTGGCTACTTTCTCATTCCCGTTTTTGTGGCAGATGTCGGAATTCTTTACTATGTATTTGGTGCCATTGGAATCCTTTTTATCATGTTGTCGGCGCAACTCATTCCTTTGGAAGTGTTAGTGACTCTTGTGGGTGCCACCTTGTTTTTCAGTGCGATTAGTTTACAGTTTTATCCACTCCTAACCAGTTTCCAACCTGCTAAAGAATTTGGAGCCAAAATTAAAGAACTTGAACCAAACGAACCCGTGGTGTATACCTTTTGGTTGTCCAATTCCAAACGTTCCTATGGTTTTTATGCGGAAAGAAACTTTAGAAACGTCTATGATCGAGATAAACTAGACAAACTTTGGTCAGAAAAACCAGAAAGACTTCTTATCCTACCTTCCGAAAAACTCGGCCAACTGCAGGAACTTGCGGGTCCGGGATACAGCATTGAGCCCGTTTTGGAACGTGAATCCTTCAAAGTAGCCACACCCACCATCGGTTTTTTGAAAAAAGAGACAAGGGGCCTCGTCACAAAGAAAATTTCTTTGATTTGGCTAAAAAAAATTCAGGGGAAATCTTCTAAAAATTCGAAAGTATAA
- a CDS encoding Cys-rich protein, protein MKHGKWILTLAIAILFGNCQDIVEKKCQAACEVFVTCTEEELKLTLAPDVKRTGRIQCMDGCTTHNSDILQCYDQEPNSCKGFGQCLLQIGALE, encoded by the coding sequence GTGAAACACGGTAAATGGATCTTAACTCTTGCGATAGCTATCTTGTTTGGGAATTGCCAAGATATCGTAGAAAAAAAATGCCAAGCGGCATGTGAAGTCTTTGTCACTTGCACTGAGGAAGAACTGAAACTTACCTTAGCACCAGATGTCAAACGTACTGGCCGAATCCAATGTATGGATGGATGTACCACACACAATAGTGATATCCTTCAATGTTATGACCAAGAACCCAATTCCTGTAAAGGATTTGGACAATGCCTCTTACAAATTGGTGCTTTAGAATGA
- the rlmN gene encoding 23S rRNA (adenine(2503)-C(2))-methyltransferase RlmN has product MKEEIPVLKGKTKKELEELCVSLGLEKYRAAQIYTGIYKSRYTNLDQFTTLSKEAREKLKQHTSFPEIELGRDLASKEDGTRKFTFYVGENKEIEAVWIPSGDGGRKTICISSQIGCTLNCKFCATGLLEYKGNLHTWQILDQILQVERLVGDRATNIVFMGMGEPMHNYFSVMKAAHILRDKEGFGLGALRITISTAGVTTGINRFIENKEPFNFAISLNHPNPNSRSSIMDVNDKHPLDKLVESAKRFTKELDRAITFEYVMIPDVNMGRDNAERLAKIARSVNKCKINVIPLNTDFTGWRRPTDDEVKDFVMHLKAKTTAPILNRRSPGRDINGACGMLALKGIRSETR; this is encoded by the coding sequence ATGAAAGAGGAAATACCGGTTCTCAAAGGGAAAACCAAAAAAGAACTAGAAGAGTTATGTGTTTCCTTAGGTCTGGAAAAATACCGAGCAGCACAAATTTATACAGGTATCTATAAGAGCCGTTATACGAACTTAGACCAGTTCACCACCCTATCCAAAGAAGCTCGCGAAAAATTAAAACAACATACTTCCTTTCCTGAAATTGAACTTGGAAGGGACCTTGCGTCCAAAGAAGACGGAACTCGTAAATTTACTTTTTATGTAGGTGAAAACAAAGAGATCGAAGCCGTTTGGATTCCTTCAGGAGATGGGGGTCGTAAAACCATTTGTATCTCTTCCCAAATTGGATGTACTCTCAATTGTAAATTCTGTGCCACAGGACTTTTGGAATACAAAGGCAACCTTCATACATGGCAAATCCTAGACCAAATTTTGCAAGTGGAACGACTTGTGGGAGACCGAGCCACAAACATCGTATTTATGGGAATGGGGGAACCTATGCATAACTACTTCTCTGTGATGAAGGCAGCCCATATCCTCCGTGACAAAGAAGGTTTTGGTCTTGGTGCACTCCGAATCACTATTTCCACTGCAGGTGTGACAACAGGAATCAATCGATTTATCGAAAACAAAGAACCCTTTAATTTTGCCATCTCTCTCAATCATCCCAACCCTAATTCCCGTTCCTCGATCATGGATGTAAACGATAAACATCCGTTAGACAAACTAGTTGAATCGGCTAAAAGATTCACTAAGGAACTTGACCGTGCCATTACATTTGAATATGTAATGATCCCAGATGTGAATATGGGTCGTGACAATGCGGAGCGCCTGGCAAAAATTGCACGTTCGGTCAATAAATGTAAAATCAATGTAATTCCTCTGAATACTGATTTTACAGGATGGCGGAGACCCACAGACGATGAGGTCAAAGATTTTGTCATGCATCTCAAAGCAAAAACAACAGCCCCCATTCTCAACCGTAGAAGTCCTGGCCGGGACATTAATGGTGCTTGCGGAATGTTAGCTCTAAAAGGAATTCGAAGTGAAACACGGTAA